A single Nostoc sp. PCC 7107 DNA region contains:
- a CDS encoding acyl-CoA desaturase, which produces MTIATSTKPQINWVNTLFFVGLHIGALFALVPSNFSWTAVGVGFLLYWITGGLGVTLGFHRLVTHRSFQAPKWLEYLLVLFGTLSCQGGPIEWVGTHRIHHLHSDTDPDPHDSNKGFWWSHMGWLIHKCPAHADVPRFTKDIAEDPVYQFLEKYFILIQVALGLLLLFLGGWPFVIWGIFVRIVWVYHCTWLVNSATHKFGYRSYESGDNSTNCWWVAVLVFGEGWHNNHHAFQYSARHGLEWWEIDLTWMTIQLLQLFGLATNVKLADKKQ; this is translated from the coding sequence ATGACAATTGCTACTTCAACTAAACCTCAAATCAATTGGGTAAATACCCTATTTTTCGTTGGTCTACACATCGGCGCTTTATTTGCCCTTGTTCCTAGCAACTTTAGCTGGACGGCAGTTGGTGTGGGTTTCTTACTTTACTGGATCACTGGTGGTCTAGGCGTTACTCTGGGTTTTCACCGCCTGGTTACTCACCGCAGTTTTCAAGCTCCTAAGTGGTTGGAATATCTATTGGTGCTTTTCGGAACACTATCCTGCCAAGGAGGGCCTATCGAGTGGGTAGGAACACACCGCATTCATCATTTGCATTCCGATACTGACCCAGATCCCCATGATTCTAATAAAGGCTTCTGGTGGAGCCACATGGGTTGGTTAATTCACAAATGCCCGGCTCATGCTGACGTTCCTCGCTTTACCAAAGATATTGCCGAAGACCCAGTTTATCAGTTTTTAGAAAAATATTTCATTCTCATCCAAGTTGCCCTAGGTTTACTATTGTTATTTTTGGGTGGCTGGCCGTTTGTGATTTGGGGTATTTTTGTTCGTATTGTCTGGGTTTACCACTGCACTTGGTTGGTAAACAGTGCTACCCATAAATTTGGCTATCGCAGCTATGAATCAGGCGATAACTCAACTAACTGCTGGTGGGTAGCCGTACTAGTTTTTGGTGAAGGCTGGCACAATAACCACCACGCTTTTCAATACTCCGCCCGTCACGGCTTGGAATGGTGGGAAATTGACTTAACTTGGATGACAATCCAACTTTTACAATTATTTGGTCTAGCTACAAATGTAAAACTTGCAGACAAAAAACAGTAA
- a CDS encoding Coenzyme F420 hydrogenase/dehydrogenase, beta subunit C-terminal domain produces MTSVSPHKKAKALKPTSRRPAKELCSECGLCDTYYIHYVKEACAFINQQIDTLEAQAHSRSRNLDNPEELYFGVHQDMMAARKQQPIEGAQWTGIVSTIAIEMLNRGLVEGVVCVQNTKEDRFQPMPVIARTPEEILAARVNKPTLSPNLSILEQVEKSGMKRLLVIGVGCQIQALRAVEKQLGLEKLYVLGTPCVDNVTRAGLQKFLETTSRSPDTVVHYEFMQDFRIHFKHSDGSIEKVPFFGLKTNKLKDVFAPSCMSCFDYVNSLADLVVGYMGAPFGWQWIVVRNDTGKEMLDLVKDQIDTQPVMSQGNRQEAVQQGIPAYDKGVTLPMWVAKMMGVVIDKIGPKGLEYARFSIDSHFTRNYLYVKRNHHEKLEAHVPEFAKRIVGQYKLPD; encoded by the coding sequence ATGACTTCAGTTTCTCCTCACAAAAAAGCCAAAGCCCTCAAACCTACTAGCCGTCGCCCTGCCAAAGAACTGTGTAGCGAGTGCGGACTATGTGACACATACTATATTCACTATGTCAAGGAAGCCTGTGCTTTTATCAACCAGCAGATAGACACCCTCGAAGCACAAGCCCACAGCCGTTCTCGAAATCTCGACAACCCCGAAGAACTATACTTTGGTGTGCATCAAGACATGATGGCAGCGCGGAAACAGCAGCCCATCGAAGGCGCACAATGGACAGGGATAGTCAGCACCATTGCCATAGAAATGCTGAATCGGGGCTTAGTTGAAGGCGTTGTCTGTGTCCAAAATACGAAAGAAGACCGCTTTCAACCCATGCCTGTGATTGCTCGTACTCCAGAAGAAATACTGGCAGCGCGGGTAAATAAACCAACACTTTCGCCCAACCTTTCCATCTTGGAACAGGTAGAAAAATCAGGGATGAAGCGACTACTAGTAATTGGTGTTGGTTGCCAAATTCAAGCACTTAGAGCAGTAGAAAAGCAACTGGGTTTAGAAAAGTTATACGTTTTAGGCACACCTTGTGTAGATAACGTCACCCGCGCCGGACTGCAAAAATTCTTAGAAACCACCAGCCGATCGCCTGACACTGTAGTACACTACGAATTCATGCAAGACTTCCGCATTCACTTCAAGCACTCAGACGGCTCAATCGAGAAAGTACCATTCTTCGGCTTAAAAACCAACAAACTCAAAGATGTCTTCGCCCCCTCTTGTATGAGTTGCTTTGATTACGTCAACTCCCTAGCCGATTTAGTAGTTGGCTACATGGGCGCACCCTTCGGCTGGCAATGGATTGTAGTCAGAAATGATACAGGTAAAGAAATGCTGGACTTGGTAAAAGACCAGATAGACACTCAACCTGTAATGTCACAAGGAAACCGCCAAGAAGCCGTACAGCAGGGGATTCCGGCTTATGACAAAGGCGTAACCTTACCGATGTGGGTGGCAAAAATGATGGGCGTGGTGATTGATAAAATCGGCCCCAAAGGTTTGGAGTATGCGAGGTTCTCTATTGATTCGCACTTTACAAGGAATTATTTGTATGTGAAGCGGAATCATCATGAGAAGTTAGAGGCGCACGTACCGGAGTTTGCTAAACGGATTGTTGGGCAGTATAAATTGCCGGATTAA
- a CDS encoding fatty acid desaturase encodes MQSTTIPFDSSPASETSENTTKLPFTLQDLKAAIPEECFQPNVGKSLLYFFRDVVIIGSLYAVAHYLDSWYFWPIFWLMQGTMFWALFVVGHDCGHQSFSKHKWLNDLIGHLSHTPILVPYHGWRISHRTHHKNTGHLDNDESWYPVTESQYKEMPLAQKIGRYYLFLLAYPVYLFKRSPNKEGSHFSPNSPLFKPSEKWDVITSTALWIGMVGLLGFLTYQWGWMWLLKYYAMPYIVFVVWLDLVTFLHHTEADIPWYRGEDWTFLKGAISSIDRNYGLVNHIHHDIGTHVAHHIFLNIPHYNLLKATEAIKPVMGEYYRKSEEPIWQSLWRSCVSCHFVPDTGGQVYYTSKPK; translated from the coding sequence GTGCAATCAACTACCATCCCTTTTGACAGTTCCCCTGCTAGTGAAACTTCTGAGAATACAACTAAGCTGCCTTTTACTCTTCAGGATTTAAAAGCAGCTATCCCAGAAGAATGTTTTCAACCCAATGTCGGCAAATCACTGTTATATTTCTTTCGTGATGTTGTGATTATTGGTTCGCTTTATGCAGTGGCTCATTACCTTGATTCTTGGTATTTTTGGCCTATTTTCTGGTTAATGCAAGGAACAATGTTTTGGGCTTTGTTTGTCGTTGGGCATGACTGCGGACACCAATCATTTTCTAAGCATAAATGGCTCAATGATTTAATCGGACATCTGTCTCATACACCGATATTAGTTCCTTATCATGGTTGGCGCATCAGCCATAGGACACATCATAAAAATACTGGTCATCTTGATAATGATGAAAGCTGGTATCCTGTGACAGAATCACAGTATAAAGAAATGCCTTTAGCACAAAAAATAGGTCGATATTATTTATTTTTATTGGCTTATCCAGTTTATTTGTTTAAACGTTCTCCTAATAAAGAAGGTTCGCACTTTTCGCCCAATAGCCCACTTTTCAAGCCTTCGGAGAAATGGGATGTAATTACTAGTACAGCCCTCTGGATTGGTATGGTAGGTTTGTTGGGTTTCCTCACCTATCAATGGGGTTGGATGTGGTTGTTGAAATACTACGCTATGCCCTACATTGTGTTTGTTGTTTGGTTAGATTTGGTGACATTTCTACATCACACCGAGGCTGATATTCCTTGGTATCGTGGCGAAGATTGGACTTTTCTCAAGGGTGCAATTTCTAGTATCGATCGCAATTATGGTTTGGTTAATCACATCCACCATGATATCGGTACTCACGTTGCCCATCACATCTTTCTCAATATCCCCCACTACAACTTGTTAAAGGCAACTGAAGCGATTAAACCTGTAATGGGCGAGTATTATCGCAAGTCTGAAGAACCGATTTGGCAGTCTTTATGGCGTTCTTGTGTTAGCTGTCATTTTGTCCCCGATACTGGTGGTCAAGTGTATTACACATCCAAACCTAAATAA
- a CDS encoding Uma2 family endonuclease: MNLTIKDVERLQQNLQEEQHDYQIELQEGHILLMGPSDIESSEIGAQLIFLLKLWVNPRKLGRIFDSSGGFIMPNSDLRAPDVSFVAAARLKRTLRDFAELVPDLVVEIKSKTDRISKLEEKVKLFLELGARVGMLINPDELTVIVYRLHGEVEVLAGEDKLTIVELFPGWEVAISELWPPVFE; the protein is encoded by the coding sequence ATGAACCTCACTATTAAAGATGTAGAAAGACTACAACAAAACCTACAAGAAGAGCAGCATGATTACCAAATAGAACTGCAAGAAGGACATATTCTACTTATGGGGCCGTCAGATATTGAATCTAGCGAGATTGGCGCTCAATTAATATTTTTACTTAAACTGTGGGTTAATCCTCGTAAACTAGGGCGGATATTTGACTCAAGTGGTGGGTTTATTATGCCCAACAGCGATTTACGCGCCCCTGATGTTTCTTTTGTAGCAGCAGCAAGATTAAAACGCACTCTAAGAGATTTTGCTGAATTAGTACCTGATTTAGTTGTAGAAATAAAATCAAAAACAGATAGAATTTCTAAGTTAGAAGAAAAAGTTAAATTATTTTTAGAATTAGGTGCCAGAGTGGGAATGTTAATTAATCCAGATGAATTAACTGTGATTGTTTACCGTCTTCATGGCGAAGTAGAAGTTTTAGCTGGTGAAGATAAATTGACTATTGTTGAGTTGTTTCCTGGTTGGGAAGTGGCAATTTCTGAGTTATGGCCGCCTGTATTTGAGTAA
- a CDS encoding methionine gamma-lyase family protein: MNSLEQLRQAEQALIEIFSGIDAQVKHNLKRVLDAFRNQRVGAHHFAGVSGYGHDDLGRETLDKVFAEVMGAEAAAVRVQFVSGTHAIACALYGVLRPGDEMLAVVGSPYDTLEEVIGLRGQGQGSLIEFGIKYRQLELTAEGSIDWPALSHAVDEKTRLVLIQRSCGYSWRPSLSIADIAKIVHLVKQQNPDTVCFVDNCYGEFIETKEPTHVGADLMAGSLIKNPGGTIVTAGGYVAGRADLVEAAACRLTAPGIGSYGGATFDQNRLLFQGLFLSPQMVGEAMKGTFLTGYVFDKLGYPVNPAPLAPRGDVIQAIKLGSAKKLIAFCKAIQQNSPVGSYLDPIPDAMPGYESQVVMAGGTFIEGSTLEFSADGPLREPYIVYCQGGTHWTHIAIALEAAIEAVGSA; this comes from the coding sequence ATGAACAGCTTGGAACAGCTGCGGCAAGCAGAACAGGCACTGATAGAGATTTTTTCTGGAATTGACGCTCAGGTCAAGCATAATCTCAAAAGAGTGCTGGATGCCTTTCGTAATCAGCGCGTAGGAGCGCACCACTTCGCTGGAGTAAGTGGCTATGGTCATGATGATTTAGGACGAGAAACTTTAGATAAAGTTTTTGCGGAAGTAATGGGCGCGGAAGCTGCGGCGGTGCGAGTGCAGTTTGTATCGGGAACTCACGCGATCGCTTGCGCCCTATATGGTGTACTTCGTCCTGGTGATGAAATGTTAGCAGTGGTCGGCTCTCCCTACGATACGCTCGAAGAAGTGATTGGTTTGCGGGGTCAAGGACAAGGCTCCCTTATTGAGTTTGGCATAAAATATCGCCAATTGGAGTTAACTGCTGAAGGATCTATCGATTGGCCAGCTTTAAGCCATGCTGTAGATGAAAAAACACGTTTAGTGTTAATCCAGCGTTCCTGCGGCTATTCCTGGCGGCCTAGCTTATCAATTGCGGATATCGCCAAGATTGTCCATTTAGTCAAACAGCAAAATCCCGATACTGTTTGCTTTGTTGATAACTGCTACGGCGAATTTATCGAAACCAAAGAACCCACCCATGTTGGTGCTGATTTAATGGCGGGTTCTTTAATTAAAAATCCGGGTGGTACGATTGTCACCGCTGGTGGTTATGTAGCTGGCCGGGCTGATTTAGTAGAAGCCGCAGCCTGTCGCCTGACTGCACCCGGTATTGGGAGTTATGGCGGCGCAACCTTTGACCAAAATCGCCTGTTATTCCAAGGCTTATTTTTATCGCCGCAGATGGTGGGTGAGGCGATGAAAGGTACTTTCCTCACTGGTTATGTTTTTGACAAGCTTGGTTATCCGGTGAATCCTGCGCCCCTTGCACCCCGTGGGGATGTGATTCAGGCGATTAAACTCGGTTCTGCAAAAAAGTTAATTGCTTTCTGTAAAGCTATACAACAGAATTCTCCGGTGGGTTCCTATCTAGACCCTATACCTGATGCTATGCCGGGGTATGAGAGTCAGGTGGTGATGGCTGGGGGGACGTTTATTGAAGGGAGTACCTTGGAGTTTTCAGCGGATGGGCCTTTGCGTGAACCTTATATAGTTTATTGCCAAGGGGGGACTCATTGGACTCATATTGCGATCGCCTTAGAGGCGGCAATTGAAGCAGTTGGAAGTGCTTGA
- a CDS encoding glutamate-5-semialdehyde dehydrogenase, translating into MTVEVVNDYPEPMKSAKRAFQASLKLGLTKGVDRSRAVLAMAQALESSFDDILEANTLDLEASKEMAVPELILDWLKLTPKRLEITVEILQRLGELSDPLRRVRNADYQPEDSQSYSQLMALGVIGFIYEAFPDLGAIAAGLCIKTGNSIILKGSTEASHSNAAIAEVLQSAIQEVGLPPGCVELVTAEHGASVRDLVTQDQYLNLVIPYGRSSLVQQVMRQATCPVLKSAMGNCYLYWSLNGSLEMLRWMILDSHQSEPDPVNAIEKVLIHRQAMPSSLSVLWNSLKEKGFEIKGDAELVEAFPQLQLAKESDWGSPYLTKTVAFKLVDSLEGAIAWINQHSSGHADCIVTESYQESRQFALGVNSASTYINTSPRFSRNPSRGDSVFLGMSNQKGHRRGFISLETLTTVKHIIQGNGRF; encoded by the coding sequence ATGACCGTTGAAGTTGTAAATGATTACCCCGAACCAATGAAAAGCGCCAAGCGCGCTTTTCAGGCTTCCCTGAAGTTGGGGTTGACAAAGGGTGTAGACCGCAGTCGTGCTGTGTTGGCGATGGCACAGGCTCTGGAAAGTTCTTTTGATGATATTTTAGAAGCTAATACTCTGGATTTAGAAGCCAGTAAAGAAATGGCAGTGCCAGAGTTAATCTTAGACTGGCTGAAACTCACCCCAAAACGACTAGAGATCACAGTAGAAATACTCCAACGCTTGGGTGAACTATCAGATCCTCTACGGCGAGTGAGGAATGCTGACTATCAACCAGAAGACTCTCAGAGTTACTCGCAATTAATGGCTTTGGGAGTAATTGGTTTTATTTATGAGGCATTTCCAGATTTAGGAGCGATCGCCGCAGGTTTGTGTATTAAAACGGGTAATAGTATCATTCTCAAAGGTAGTACAGAAGCCAGTCATTCTAACGCAGCGATCGCAGAGGTACTCCAAAGTGCAATTCAAGAGGTTGGTTTACCTCCAGGTTGCGTTGAACTAGTCACCGCCGAACATGGTGCTTCTGTGCGGGATTTAGTTACTCAAGACCAGTACCTCAATTTAGTAATTCCCTACGGACGTTCCAGTTTGGTGCAACAGGTGATGCGACAAGCAACTTGTCCTGTATTAAAGTCCGCAATGGGCAACTGTTACCTGTACTGGTCGCTGAATGGCAGCTTAGAAATGCTACGCTGGATGATTCTTGATAGCCATCAAAGCGAACCAGACCCGGTGAATGCCATCGAAAAGGTATTAATTCACCGTCAAGCTATGCCATCATCTTTATCGGTGCTGTGGAATAGCTTGAAAGAAAAAGGCTTTGAAATCAAAGGTGATGCAGAGTTAGTTGAAGCTTTTCCCCAATTGCAACTAGCCAAAGAAAGCGACTGGGGTAGTCCCTATTTAACTAAGACTGTGGCCTTTAAACTAGTGGATAGCTTAGAAGGTGCGATCGCTTGGATTAATCAACATAGCAGTGGTCATGCTGACTGTATTGTGACGGAATCTTATCAAGAAAGTCGGCAGTTTGCTTTAGGCGTGAACAGCGCTTCCACCTACATCAACACTTCCCCTAGATTTTCGCGTAACCCTTCGCGGGGAGACTCCGTATTTTTAGGTATGTCCAACCAAAAAGGCCACCGTCGGGGATTTATTAGCTTGGAAACCTTGACTACAGTTAAGCATATTATTCAAGGGAATGGTAGGTTTTAA
- a CDS encoding fatty acid desaturase has protein sequence MTTSIIKTQEINQDLSNSQLRLKDIIKTLPKECFQQNSRKAWTQVFFNVLMVGLGYYSLAISPWFLLPIAWIFTGTALTGFFVIGHDCGHRSFAKRRWVNDLVGHIFMMPLIYPFHSWRIKHNHHHKHTNKLDEDNAWHPIRPEVFVSWDKTRQSAFQLFMKKRLWWVGSIGHWAVVHFDWRNFKVKDQGSIKLSVAVVAIFAAVVFPTLIATTGIWGFVKFWLVPWLVYHFWMSTFTIVHHTFPDVPFKQASKWNEAMAQLNGTIHCDYPRWVEFLCHDINVHVPHHISTAIPSYNLRLAYSSIKDNWANHLHDELQFSWPLMKHITDQCQLYITDGGYQTFNEYYADK, from the coding sequence ATGACTACATCAATAATCAAGACGCAAGAAATAAACCAAGACCTTAGTAATTCCCAACTGAGGCTCAAAGATATTATCAAAACTCTGCCAAAAGAATGTTTTCAGCAGAATAGTCGCAAAGCTTGGACACAAGTTTTCTTTAATGTTTTGATGGTAGGGTTAGGCTACTATAGTTTGGCAATTTCTCCCTGGTTTTTATTGCCTATTGCCTGGATTTTTACAGGTACAGCTTTAACCGGTTTTTTTGTGATTGGACATGACTGCGGTCATCGTTCATTTGCCAAAAGGCGGTGGGTTAATGATTTAGTTGGGCATATATTTATGATGCCGTTAATCTACCCTTTTCATAGTTGGCGGATCAAGCATAATCATCATCATAAACATACCAACAAGTTAGATGAGGATAACGCTTGGCATCCTATCCGACCAGAAGTTTTTGTAAGTTGGGATAAAACTCGTCAATCTGCTTTTCAATTGTTCATGAAAAAGCGTCTTTGGTGGGTAGGTTCCATTGGACATTGGGCTGTTGTGCATTTCGACTGGCGCAATTTTAAAGTTAAAGACCAAGGAAGTATTAAACTTTCGGTTGCTGTAGTTGCAATTTTTGCAGCAGTTGTATTTCCTACCCTCATCGCTACAACTGGTATTTGGGGATTTGTCAAATTCTGGCTTGTGCCTTGGTTGGTATATCATTTCTGGATGAGTACCTTCACCATTGTTCACCATACATTTCCAGATGTTCCTTTTAAGCAAGCAAGCAAGTGGAACGAAGCAATGGCACAGTTAAATGGCACTATTCATTGCGATTATCCTCGTTGGGTAGAGTTTCTTTGCCACGATATTAATGTCCACGTACCTCATCACATTTCTACTGCTATTCCCTCTTATAATTTACGGTTAGCTTACAGCAGCATTAAAGATAATTGGGCAAATCATTTGCATGATGAATTACAGTTTTCTTGGCCTTTAATGAAACACATTACAGACCAATGTCAACTGTACATAACTGATGGAGGTTATCAAACTTTTAACGAATATTATGCAGACAAGTAA